In Geopsychrobacter electrodiphilus DSM 16401, a single window of DNA contains:
- a CDS encoding 3-hydroxyacyl-CoA dehydrogenase NAD-binding domain-containing protein has protein sequence MNGFRYEKDCDKIVTITMDMPGQPVNTMSDAFHVYLKETIDALEQDDFIGVILTSGKETFFAGGDLKGMLAYTPAQAEERFARSMAMKTRLRRLEAMGKPVVAAINGAALGGGYEICLCTHHRIVMKNPQSLIGLPEVTLGLLPGGGGVVRLTRLLGFAKALPFLLEGTILPPEKALAAGLVDDLAEDRNNLIAKAKAWIKANPEAQQPWDEKGFLIPGGDPTQSNIQYLIAMTSSRLQKKSGGFYPAPETILTTATEAAQVDFESALRIESRNFLELLASPVAQNLITNFFQTKMIKSGTSRPQGFEKFKVKKIGILGAGATGSSIAYAAAKVGVEVVLKDTCLENAKKGKRYSISLLDNQLAKGLTTEAKKTGLLSKITATAEVTDLHGCELLIEAVFEDSELKARVTQETEVFWDERGIFASTSSMPPITGLAETSKDATRFVDLHFISPADNMPLVEVIRDQKTSDETLARAFDFVQQIKKTPIVVNDGRDFYISRVLDTFIDEGCALLLDGVVPLEIDSQAIHAGMPVGPLEILNERGPKLSAKINAAKLTLNDIESSRWIETASERVLRAVTGKHECIDNAHNRGNCGNSENGSNQFWPKLYELFTQSEVQIGADEIQDRLLFRQAIEAVKCLEEGVMYTVAECNVGAILGLGFPAHTGGPLQYINTYGIKKFVARSKELAKKYGDRFEPPELLLEKANDDEYFV, from the coding sequence ATGAATGGATTTCGCTACGAAAAAGACTGTGACAAAATCGTAACTATAACAATGGATATGCCTGGTCAACCGGTAAATACCATGAGTGATGCCTTTCACGTTTATTTAAAAGAAACCATAGACGCTCTGGAACAGGACGATTTTATCGGGGTTATTTTGACCTCTGGCAAAGAAACCTTCTTTGCCGGTGGTGATCTCAAAGGGATGTTAGCTTACACTCCAGCGCAGGCAGAAGAACGCTTCGCACGTTCGATGGCCATGAAGACCCGGCTACGGCGCCTGGAAGCCATGGGTAAACCTGTCGTAGCCGCTATCAATGGTGCTGCACTGGGAGGGGGGTATGAAATCTGTCTATGCACCCATCACCGCATCGTCATGAAAAATCCTCAAAGCCTGATCGGGCTACCCGAGGTCACTCTCGGGCTACTCCCCGGCGGTGGCGGCGTGGTTCGCCTGACCCGACTTCTCGGCTTTGCAAAGGCCCTCCCTTTTTTATTGGAAGGGACCATACTTCCCCCGGAGAAGGCCCTTGCCGCTGGCTTAGTTGACGATCTGGCCGAAGATCGCAATAACCTGATAGCCAAAGCCAAAGCCTGGATTAAAGCGAACCCGGAGGCTCAGCAGCCTTGGGACGAAAAAGGTTTTCTGATCCCTGGTGGGGACCCTACGCAGTCAAATATTCAATATCTGATAGCCATGACTTCATCCCGCTTGCAAAAGAAATCCGGCGGCTTCTACCCTGCCCCGGAAACGATTCTGACGACTGCTACTGAAGCCGCACAGGTTGATTTCGAGTCAGCACTGCGCATAGAATCAAGAAATTTTCTGGAACTGCTGGCTTCCCCAGTGGCCCAAAATCTGATCACCAATTTTTTCCAGACCAAAATGATTAAATCTGGAACGAGTCGACCACAGGGCTTTGAAAAATTCAAAGTAAAAAAAATCGGAATTCTCGGTGCCGGCGCGACAGGTTCAAGCATTGCTTATGCCGCCGCCAAGGTCGGTGTTGAAGTCGTTCTCAAAGACACCTGCCTTGAAAATGCCAAAAAAGGTAAGCGTTACTCGATAAGCCTGCTCGACAACCAACTTGCCAAAGGTCTAACCACCGAAGCGAAAAAGACGGGCCTCCTGTCCAAAATCACAGCGACGGCTGAGGTTACGGATTTACACGGATGTGAACTTCTTATCGAAGCAGTCTTTGAAGATTCGGAGTTAAAAGCCCGAGTTACACAGGAGACAGAAGTTTTTTGGGACGAGAGGGGAATCTTTGCGTCAACTTCTTCAATGCCGCCAATCACAGGCCTGGCTGAAACATCAAAAGACGCCACAAGGTTTGTTGATCTGCATTTCATCTCTCCTGCCGACAATATGCCACTGGTTGAAGTAATCCGTGACCAAAAGACCAGTGATGAAACCCTGGCCCGTGCATTCGACTTTGTCCAGCAGATAAAAAAAACCCCAATCGTTGTGAATGACGGCCGAGATTTCTATATCTCTCGAGTTTTAGATACTTTTATCGATGAGGGCTGTGCTTTACTTTTAGACGGCGTTGTTCCACTTGAAATTGATAGCCAGGCGATACATGCTGGAATGCCGGTTGGGCCCCTGGAAATTCTGAATGAAAGAGGCCCGAAGTTGTCGGCAAAGATAAATGCGGCAAAGTTGACATTGAATGATATCGAGTCTAGCAGATGGATTGAAACGGCCAGCGAACGTGTACTCAGGGCTGTGACAGGAAAACATGAGTGCATAGACAATGCACATAACCGAGGGAACTGCGGTAATTCTGAAAACGGTAGTAACCAGTTTTGGCCTAAGCTATATGAGCTGTTCACCCAGTCGGAGGTCCAAATCGGAGCCGACGAAATTCAGGATAGACTCCTCTTCAGGCAGGCAATAGAAGCAGTCAAATGTCTCGAGGAAGGTGTGATGTA
- a CDS encoding enoyl-CoA hydratase-related protein, whose protein sequence is MIAAVNGYAIGIGTTMLLHCDLVYAGQDAKFRLPFVNLGLCPEFGSSFILPQLMGHQRASELLLLGDFFDASMAREVGIVTSVCINKEVLSTAIEKARQLAEQPPAAVRLTKSLLKRTNETLISETIKVETRHFRERTGSAEATEAFDAFAQRRKPDFSSF, encoded by the coding sequence GTGATCGCAGCGGTTAATGGTTATGCCATCGGCATTGGCACGACCATGCTTTTGCACTGCGATTTGGTTTATGCCGGGCAAGACGCCAAGTTTAGGTTGCCATTCGTCAACCTCGGCCTCTGCCCTGAATTCGGTTCAAGCTTTATTTTACCCCAACTCATGGGGCATCAACGAGCTTCAGAGTTATTGCTCCTGGGGGATTTCTTTGACGCATCGATGGCTCGTGAGGTCGGTATTGTCACTTCTGTTTGTATAAACAAAGAGGTTCTGAGTACGGCGATCGAGAAAGCCCGCCAACTGGCAGAGCAACCCCCTGCTGCCGTACGCCTGACTAAATCTTTATTGAAACGCACGAACGAAACCTTGATCTCTGAAACCATAAAAGTCGAAACCCGGCACTTCAGGGAACGTACGGGGTCTGCCGAAGCAACTGAAGCGTTTGACGCATTCGCGCAACGCCGCAAACCAGACTTTTCATCCTTTTAA
- a CDS encoding enoyl-CoA hydratase-related protein has product MPFSNSNECIQTELSHAVLRIQFNRPQKRNALTSAMYKALGEIFTQAEKDDAVRVVLLTGGDKDFTTGNDIADFKKPRASKQSYAAEFFSLRLGRRQNQ; this is encoded by the coding sequence ATGCCATTCAGCAACAGCAATGAATGTATCCAGACCGAACTTTCACACGCCGTCCTTCGGATACAGTTCAACCGACCCCAAAAGAGAAATGCCCTGACGAGTGCAATGTACAAGGCGCTTGGTGAAATATTCACGCAGGCCGAAAAGGATGATGCAGTCAGAGTGGTTTTGCTGACCGGCGGTGACAAGGACTTTACCACCGGAAATGATATTGCAGATTTCAAGAAACCGCGGGCATCCAAACAGTCATACGCGGCAGAGTTTTTTTCCCTGCGCTTAGGCAGACGACAAAACCAGTGA
- a CDS encoding acetyl-CoA hydrolase/transferase C-terminal domain-containing protein, which produces MSELRKRIRNVDLHSKILTAKETIPLFKDGMYLAFSGFASGHPKAVPLALADHVELNQLQGKLRFNVLTGASIGRDVEDRWSALDMTDRRSPYQASDVCRREINAGKIRMADKHISMFAQDLSYGFQTADNGGKIDLALIEASDITEDGRIVLTGAVGICPEAIQLAEKIIIEINTAIPSFEGMHDIVMPELPPFKKPYLITQVDDRIGTTSLFCDPNKIVAIVESKEMGMGRPLPPPNGQEILIAQHIIDFFQHEVKKGRLPANLLPLQSGVGTIANAVLGGLVNGPFDNLQVWTEVMQDTTLDLFDSGKLQFASGASFALSNDGVKRFYANWLEYAKKIILRPAQISNHPELVRRLGIIAMNTPVEFDIYAHVNSSLVNGSKIINGIGGAGDFSRNAYLSIMHSPSTRPTKSDQTGISCVVPKVTHVDQTEHDMDVLVTEQGLADLRGLCPRDRAQVIIDKCVHPDYRPIIQDYLDQSTRECLAKGAAHEPHMLFRVYKMQQNLEHNGTMKIDNWD; this is translated from the coding sequence ATGTCGGAACTGCGAAAGCGAATCAGGAACGTAGATTTACATTCAAAGATATTGACCGCGAAAGAGACCATCCCACTGTTCAAGGATGGGATGTATCTGGCGTTCTCTGGATTTGCCAGCGGCCACCCCAAAGCGGTTCCGTTGGCCCTGGCCGACCATGTGGAATTAAATCAGCTTCAAGGAAAACTGCGCTTCAACGTGCTGACCGGAGCATCGATCGGTCGGGATGTCGAAGACCGTTGGTCGGCCCTCGACATGACAGACCGGCGTAGTCCTTATCAGGCCTCAGATGTCTGCCGGAGGGAAATAAATGCCGGCAAGATCCGCATGGCCGATAAACATATTTCCATGTTTGCCCAGGATCTCAGTTACGGGTTTCAAACCGCGGATAATGGGGGAAAGATTGATCTGGCTCTGATCGAAGCCAGCGATATAACCGAGGACGGTCGGATCGTGTTGACCGGTGCTGTGGGGATATGCCCCGAGGCTATTCAACTTGCGGAGAAGATCATTATTGAAATCAATACTGCCATCCCATCTTTTGAAGGGATGCACGACATCGTCATGCCCGAGTTGCCGCCATTTAAAAAACCATATCTTATTACTCAGGTTGACGATCGTATAGGCACAACCTCTCTGTTCTGTGATCCAAATAAAATCGTAGCGATTGTCGAGTCTAAAGAAATGGGAATGGGGCGACCGCTTCCGCCTCCGAATGGTCAAGAAATACTGATTGCTCAGCACATTATCGATTTCTTCCAGCACGAGGTTAAAAAAGGTCGTCTCCCTGCCAACCTGCTCCCGTTACAGTCAGGGGTTGGAACGATCGCCAACGCAGTTCTCGGAGGCCTCGTCAACGGTCCCTTCGATAACCTGCAAGTCTGGACTGAAGTCATGCAGGACACGACTCTCGATTTATTTGATTCCGGCAAGCTGCAGTTTGCTTCTGGAGCCTCTTTCGCCCTCTCTAATGATGGTGTAAAGCGTTTTTACGCAAACTGGTTGGAATATGCCAAAAAGATCATTTTGCGCCCCGCCCAGATCAGCAACCATCCAGAACTGGTGCGCCGATTAGGGATCATTGCAATGAACACTCCCGTGGAATTTGATATTTACGCCCACGTCAACTCCAGCCTGGTGAACGGATCAAAGATTATTAACGGAATCGGCGGGGCGGGAGATTTTAGTCGAAATGCCTACCTGTCGATTATGCACTCCCCCTCCACGCGACCAACGAAATCTGACCAGACCGGGATTAGCTGTGTCGTCCCGAAAGTTACCCACGTCGATCAGACCGAGCACGACATGGATGTGCTTGTCACAGAACAGGGACTCGCTGATCTACGGGGACTTTGTCCGCGTGACCGAGCCCAGGTAATCATAGATAAATGTGTCCACCCTGATTATCGGCCGATTATTCAGGACTACCTTGACCAATCCACCCGAGAATGCCTGGCTAAAGGCGCCGCACACGAACCGCACATGCTCTTCAGAGTTTATAAAATGCAACAAAATCTGGAGCACAATGGGACGATGAAGATCGATAATTGGGATTAG
- a CDS encoding universal stress protein has translation MGQTAGFAAGLLLSDRFLETTTVQVEGVDMALKDILLIIDTNRPCKTRLDMAINIAQEHQAHVTGLHIETHTHFTPPDGSPVLTLDERQELFEQKISQAGLCGKWISVDLVSSGAGTVEITSQYAHYSDLVIVGQARQDWRDSSFPADFLEQLLTRAGRPVLMVPYAGTATTVGKRILATWMEGPNTTRALHDGMPFLEKAEQVTLLAIDLPEQFRKGNEQLRIHLARHAINARIEQVPKGDLSVGEIILNQVTDGGSDLVIVGAKIHRSWVSLDMGPVVKYLLKHMTVPVLMSC, from the coding sequence ATGGGCCAAACTGCTGGCTTTGCAGCCGGGCTTTTATTGTCAGACCGTTTCCTGGAGACAACGACCGTTCAGGTCGAAGGAGTTGATATGGCACTGAAAGATATTTTGCTCATCATTGATACGAACCGGCCATGCAAGACGCGGTTGGATATGGCAATCAATATTGCTCAAGAGCACCAAGCCCATGTGACTGGGTTGCATATCGAAACTCATACCCATTTTACCCCTCCCGACGGGTCTCCGGTGCTGACTCTGGATGAACGTCAAGAGCTTTTCGAGCAGAAAATTTCACAGGCCGGCCTTTGCGGCAAGTGGATCTCTGTCGACCTGGTGTCTTCCGGCGCGGGCACTGTTGAAATAACCAGTCAATATGCGCACTACTCCGACCTGGTCATTGTGGGACAGGCCCGACAGGATTGGCGGGACAGCAGTTTCCCTGCTGACTTTTTAGAGCAATTGCTCACTCGGGCAGGACGACCCGTATTGATGGTCCCCTACGCAGGGACTGCCACCACCGTCGGTAAGCGGATCCTGGCGACCTGGATGGAGGGTCCGAACACGACCCGAGCCCTGCATGATGGCATGCCGTTTCTTGAAAAAGCAGAACAGGTGACCCTCCTTGCGATCGATCTTCCAGAGCAATTTCGCAAAGGAAATGAACAACTCCGCATTCACCTGGCACGGCATGCTATCAACGCCAGAATTGAGCAGGTTCCCAAGGGAGATCTTTCTGTTGGTGAAATTATCCTCAACCAGGTGACCGACGGTGGGAGCGATCTGGTAATCGTGGGTGCCAAAATACATCGATCCTGGGTCTCTTTAGATATGGGGCCAGTTGTAAAATATTTACTCAAACATATGACGGTTCCGGTTCTGATGTCATGTTGA
- a CDS encoding NAD(P)H-dependent flavin oxidoreductase, with translation MNGPFNTRITRLFGTRLPIVVGCMQNLSTADFVSAVAHEGMMTFLASATYPDLADLRVAIRRCKTLTAGRPFGVNVSMLPKLIDVEKTEQVFDLIIDEGVRFVETSGRSPEAYLPRLHAAGIKVIHKVPAVKYARKAQALGVDAVEVVGAECGGHPGMDMVGTIVQAVVAARDISIPLIIGGGMGTGAHLVAALAMGADGIIMGTRFLVAEEIWAHINFKQRLLAADETHTTLILGSLRNTMRALRNETTDKVQEIERIHGGNLELLMPHISGAIGRKTYETGDTSTGALSVGQAVSFADRVEPLADIVKRLENEAHQAMKRLATLYQ, from the coding sequence ATGAATGGCCCCTTCAATACGAGAATCACCCGGCTTTTCGGTACGCGTCTGCCGATTGTTGTTGGCTGCATGCAAAATTTATCTACCGCCGATTTCGTGAGTGCGGTCGCCCATGAGGGCATGATGACTTTTCTTGCTTCTGCAACCTATCCAGATCTCGCAGATCTGCGTGTCGCGATCCGCCGTTGCAAAACCCTGACCGCCGGGAGACCGTTCGGGGTGAACGTGTCGATGTTGCCTAAGCTGATAGATGTCGAAAAAACCGAACAAGTTTTTGATCTGATTATCGACGAAGGGGTCAGATTTGTCGAAACCTCTGGCCGAAGTCCTGAGGCATATCTGCCTCGCCTGCACGCGGCAGGGATCAAAGTTATTCACAAGGTTCCGGCAGTCAAGTATGCGCGTAAGGCACAAGCTCTTGGTGTTGATGCCGTTGAGGTTGTCGGCGCCGAATGCGGCGGACACCCCGGGATGGATATGGTGGGAACGATCGTTCAGGCCGTCGTGGCGGCACGTGACATCAGTATCCCATTGATAATCGGTGGAGGCATGGGGACTGGCGCTCATCTGGTTGCCGCCCTGGCAATGGGTGCCGATGGAATTATTATGGGGACGCGTTTTCTCGTTGCGGAAGAGATCTGGGCTCATATCAATTTTAAGCAACGCCTCCTTGCTGCGGATGAAACCCACACTACCCTGATTTTGGGGTCGCTGCGCAACACCATGCGCGCATTACGCAACGAAACAACGGATAAAGTTCAGGAAATTGAGCGTATCCATGGGGGCAATCTCGAGCTGTTGATGCCTCACATCTCTGGGGCGATCGGGCGAAAAACTTACGAAACCGGCGATACTTCCACCGGAGCCTTGTCGGTAGGACAGGCTGTTTCCTTTGCCGACCGGGTCGAGCCCCTCGCCGACATTGTAAAACGTCTTGAAAATGAGGCGCATCAGGCGATGAAGAGATTGGCAACACTCTATCAATAG
- a CDS encoding 3-oxoadipyl-CoA thiolase: MLNAYIYDGLRTAFGRHAGALATIRPDDMVAEVIRALVERSPFKAAQIEDVILGSTNQAGEDSRNVARFAALLAGLPVTVPGQTVNRLCASGLAAILDASRAITCGEGELFVCGGVESMSRAPFVQNKASTPFSRDAQIFDTTIGSRFPNPKITSAFGSHSMPETGDNVAAEFGISREEIDRFAAVSQSRYAAAKADGFYKDEILPISVSTGRKTPPLLIDEDEHPRPSSDFASLSRLKPLFEGGVVTAGNASGINDGAAALLVGSREVGDRVGVKPLVRILSGAAAGVEPRIMGVGPVEAVRKALQRANLTLADMDIIEINEAFSSQLLSCLKLLEIDFYDKRVNPNGGAIAIGHPLGASGARLALTAARELHRRQGRYAVVSLCIGVGQGMAVVIERV, from the coding sequence ATGTTAAATGCATATATTTACGATGGTTTGCGCACGGCATTCGGACGTCATGCGGGAGCCCTGGCCACTATTCGCCCAGATGACATGGTTGCTGAAGTCATTCGCGCCCTCGTCGAGCGTTCACCCTTTAAAGCAGCACAGATCGAGGACGTGATTCTCGGATCCACAAACCAGGCCGGAGAGGACAGCCGCAATGTTGCACGTTTTGCCGCGCTTCTGGCCGGGCTTCCGGTCACTGTGCCAGGGCAGACAGTCAACCGACTCTGTGCAAGTGGTCTGGCTGCGATTCTCGATGCGTCTCGAGCGATCACATGTGGTGAAGGAGAGTTGTTTGTCTGCGGCGGAGTGGAAAGTATGTCCCGGGCGCCGTTTGTACAGAATAAAGCAAGTACCCCCTTTAGTCGTGATGCACAGATCTTTGACACGACTATCGGCAGCCGTTTTCCTAATCCTAAAATAACTTCGGCATTTGGATCTCACAGCATGCCCGAGACCGGAGACAACGTGGCCGCTGAATTCGGCATCAGCCGCGAGGAAATAGATCGGTTCGCTGCAGTCTCGCAAAGCAGATACGCTGCAGCCAAAGCCGATGGCTTCTACAAGGATGAGATCCTGCCGATCTCTGTATCGACCGGGCGCAAGACCCCTCCCCTGCTTATTGACGAGGATGAGCATCCGCGACCTTCCAGCGACTTTGCTTCCTTGTCCAGGCTTAAACCTCTTTTTGAAGGGGGCGTGGTCACTGCAGGGAATGCTTCGGGAATCAACGATGGTGCCGCGGCGCTGCTGGTTGGCAGCAGGGAGGTTGGTGATCGGGTTGGCGTTAAACCGTTGGTCCGAATTCTCTCTGGTGCTGCCGCCGGGGTGGAACCACGGATCATGGGGGTCGGTCCCGTTGAAGCCGTTCGCAAGGCCCTGCAACGGGCAAATCTGACCTTGGCCGATATGGATATTATTGAAATTAACGAAGCCTTCTCCAGCCAATTGCTCAGCTGCCTGAAGCTGCTTGAGATTGATTTCTACGACAAGAGAGTCAACCCGAACGGTGGAGCCATTGCTATCGGTCACCCCTTGGGAGCGTCAGGCGCGCGTCTTGCCCTGACTGCGGCACGTGAACTTCACCGTCGTCAGGGACGTTATGCGGTCGTAAGCCTCTGCATTGGGGTTGGCCAGGGAATGGCTGTTGTCATCGAACGTGTTTAA
- a CDS encoding 3-hydroxyacyl-CoA dehydrogenase — MTLDCTRTDLTLGIVGTGLMGQGIAQIAAQAGVKVLLYDTRENGAEQARTAIQKVLNRLVEKGKISDLAATESLNKLHVLGCMEELSPCHLVVEAIFENLEVKHQLMLTLEDIVSDNCLLATNTSSLSVTSIAAGCRLPGRIGGFHFFSPVPLMKIVEVIKGIMTEDWVSLALTKLAMRIGHTPVQAKDTPGFIVNHAGRGFGTEALRILDEGITEFSKIDKILCEAAGFRMGPFQLLDLVGLDVSHPVIESIYNQYYQEPRFRPSTVTRQRLAAGLLGRKSGKGFYCYEENTPEAVKNFVPTARPAKVWISNSIQEMNRIVTELVVSLGAVLDTDDIPSKESLCIVTPLGKDATTATLEENLDASRTLALDTLFSLKKHRTLMTTPLTSQAMRDAAHGLFASDGTAVTVINDSAGFVAQRVVALIVNISCDIAQQQIASPGDIDLAVTLGLGYPQGPLSWGDTLGPLRILTILNEMSTFYGDPRYRPSPWLKRRANLGVSLLTVENQEKE; from the coding sequence ATGACATTGGATTGCACACGGACAGATCTTACCCTCGGTATCGTCGGCACCGGCCTCATGGGACAGGGTATCGCCCAGATTGCCGCCCAGGCGGGAGTGAAGGTCCTTCTCTACGATACTCGTGAAAATGGCGCCGAGCAGGCCAGAACAGCCATCCAGAAAGTGCTCAATCGTCTGGTAGAAAAAGGCAAGATCAGTGATCTCGCTGCCACTGAATCTCTCAATAAACTTCATGTGCTCGGCTGTATGGAGGAATTAAGCCCCTGCCATCTGGTTGTAGAGGCCATCTTTGAAAATTTGGAGGTCAAACATCAATTGATGCTGACGCTGGAAGATATCGTCTCAGATAATTGTCTGCTGGCGACCAACACTTCGTCACTCTCAGTCACCTCAATCGCAGCTGGCTGCCGACTGCCTGGACGGATCGGAGGCTTTCATTTTTTCAGCCCGGTTCCGCTGATGAAAATCGTTGAGGTCATCAAAGGCATCATGACTGAAGACTGGGTCAGTTTGGCTTTGACCAAACTGGCCATGCGCATAGGCCATACACCAGTGCAAGCCAAAGATACACCAGGGTTCATAGTCAATCATGCTGGCCGTGGCTTCGGTACTGAAGCGCTGCGCATTCTCGACGAGGGGATCACCGAATTTTCTAAAATTGACAAAATACTGTGTGAGGCTGCCGGATTCCGTATGGGCCCTTTCCAACTGCTTGATTTAGTAGGGCTGGATGTCTCTCACCCGGTTATTGAGTCAATCTACAATCAGTACTACCAGGAACCACGCTTCCGCCCCTCGACAGTAACCCGGCAGAGACTGGCCGCTGGCCTGCTTGGGCGTAAGTCCGGAAAAGGCTTCTATTGTTATGAAGAAAATACTCCCGAAGCGGTCAAAAATTTCGTTCCAACCGCACGTCCAGCGAAAGTCTGGATCAGCAATAGCATTCAGGAAATGAACAGGATAGTTACTGAACTGGTTGTCTCGCTTGGTGCAGTTCTGGATACTGACGACATACCATCGAAGGAGTCCCTGTGCATCGTCACACCTCTGGGCAAAGACGCCACAACTGCCACCCTTGAAGAAAACCTTGATGCAAGCCGTACCCTGGCCCTGGATACGCTTTTCAGTCTTAAAAAACATCGCACCCTGATGACAACCCCACTCACTTCACAGGCCATGCGCGACGCAGCGCATGGCCTGTTTGCAAGTGACGGCACAGCAGTGACTGTTATTAATGACAGCGCAGGATTTGTTGCTCAGAGAGTTGTTGCTCTGATTGTTAATATAAGTTGCGATATTGCGCAGCAACAGATTGCCTCTCCCGGGGATATCGATCTGGCGGTGACGCTTGGGCTTGGCTACCCGCAAGGTCCCCTCTCCTGGGGAGATACTCTAGGCCCATTACGCATCCTGACAATCCTCAATGAAATGTCGACCTTTTACGGAGATCCGCGTTATCGTCCAAGCCCCTGGCTGAAACGAAGAGCGAACTTAGGCGTCTCCCTGTTAACAGTTGAAAACCAGGAAAAGGAATAG